GTACGCCGCCAACAACATCTGCAAAGGTATCGTTAAATACGCTTCCTCCGGTAGCGTGCGCCTCGGCGGTCTGATCTGCAACTCCCGTAACACCGACAAGGAAGCTGAACTGATCGAAGCGCTGGCTGCCAAACTCGGTACCCAGATGATCCACTTCGTGCCCCGCGACAACCAGGTACAGCGTGCCGAACTGCGCCGCATGACGGTTATCGAGTACTCCCCCGACCATCCCCAGGCTAACGAGTACCGTGAACTGGCCCGCAAAATCAGCGAAAACGAAATGCTGGTCGTCCCCACTCCTCTGACCATGGACGAACTGGAAGACCTGCTGCTCGAGTTTGGCATTATCGAAGAAGACGACGAAACCATCATCGGCAAGGCTGAGTCGGCTTCCTAATCGAACATTACCAATGGGAACGGCGGTCCCCGGCCGGACCGCCACCCCTTTTCAGCCATTATCACAGGAGTTACCCATGGAAAACGAAAATTCAGCCGTCAAGGCTCCCATTGAGGGCATCGAAAAAAAGGCGACGGAAGAGCTGATTGAGAAGACGCTTGAGCTCTACCCGGAAAAAGCCCGTAAAAAACGCGAACCCCACATGTCCGCCAACGACCCCGGCGTCGAAGGCTGTACCGTCAAGTCCAACCGCAAGACCGTTCCCGGCGTCATGAGTGCCCGCGGTTGCGCCTATGCCGGCGCCAAAGGTGTTGTTTGGGGTCCGATTCGCGACATGGCCCACATCTCTCACGGTCCGGTAGGTTGCGGTTACTACAGCTGGGGTACCCGTCGTAACCTGGTAGACGGTCACCAGGGCGTCGATGTTTTCAGCGCCATGCAGTTCACCTCGGACTTCCAGGAAAAAGACGTCGTCTACGGCGGCGATAAAAAGCTCGCCAAGATCTGTGAAGAGGTTAAAGAGCTTTTCCCCTTGGCCAAAGGCATCTCCGTACTGTCCGAATGCCCGGTCGGCCTGATCGGCGACGACATCAACGCCGTTGCCAAAAAATCCTCAAAGGATCTGGACCTGCCGGTTATCCCCTGTAACTGCGAGGGTTTCCGTGGCGTCAGCCAGTCTTTGGGTCATCACATCTCCAACGACAGTATCCGCGACTACGTTATCGGTACCCGTGAATTCGCCGACGAGCCGACCGATTACGATATCGCCCTGATCGGTGACTACAACATCGGCGGCGACGCCTGGGCCTCCAAAAAGATCCTGGATGAACTGGGCCTCAATGTCAAAGCCATCTGGACCGGCGACGGCCAGATCGAGCATATCGCGGCTACCCACCAGGTAAAATTGAACCTCATCCACTGCTACCGTTCCATGAACTACATGGCCAAGGTCATGGAAGAGAAATGGGGTATCCCCTGGATGGAATTCAACTTCTTCGGCCCCACCAAGATCGCTGCCAGCCTGCGCGCCATTGCCGCTCGCTTTGACCAGAAGATCCAGGACAACGCCGAGAAGATCATCGCCAAGTACACCCCGAAGATGCAAGCGATTGTCGACGAATACCGTCCTCGCCTCGAAGGTAAGCGCGCCATGCTGTTCGTCGGCGGCCTGCGCCCCCGTCACACCATCGGCGCCTACGAAGATCTCGGTCTGGAAATCGTCGGCACCGGCTACGAATTCGCCCACAACGATGACTACGATCGTACCTACGAGGAAATGGCCAAAGGCACCCTGATTTTTGATGACGCTTCCGAAATCGAGTTGGAAACCTGGGCCAAGGAAATGAAGGTCGATCTGGTGGGCAGCGGTGTTAAGGAAAAATATGTTTTCCAGAAAGCCGGCATCCCCTTCCGCCAGATGCACAGCTGGGATTATTCCGGTCCTTACCATGGTTATGAAGGTTTCCCGATCTTCGCCCGGGACATCGATATGGCCATCAACAGCCCGACTTGGGGCCTGGTAAAGGCACCGTTTTAAGGAAACGCTAGAAGGGAGATAGAGAGATAGTGAGATAGGCCGCTTCATTTGCTCTCACTACCTCACTACTCACTACCTACCTTTTTTGAATAGGAGTATTCGCCATGAGTGAAGAATGCGCAGTTAAAAAAGTAACCGACATCACCCCTGAAGAGGTGGCTCGGGTAGAAGAATGGATAAATACCGAGGAATACTGTGAAAAAAACCTCGCCCGCGAGGCAGTTGTTATCAACCCGGCCCATGCCTGTCAACCTCTTGGGGCGGAACTGGTAGCCCACGGTTTTGAAGGCACCCTGCCTTTCGTGCACGGCTCCCAAGGCTGCGCTTCGTATTACCGCAGTGCCCTTACCCGTCACTTCCGTGAGCCGGCTGCTGCCGTTGCCGACTCCATGACCGAAGACGGCGCGGTTTTCGGCGGACAGAACAACCTGCACGAAGGTCTGGAAAACGCCCTGAAACTGTATAAGCCGAAAATGATGGCCATTTTCACCTCGTGTATGCCTGAGATCATTGGTGATGACCTGAATGCTTTCATCATCAACGCCCGCAATGCCGGCATCGTCCCTCAGGACTACCCGATCCCTTACGCCAACACCCCGAGCTTCAACGGCACCCATATCAATGGCTACGATTCGATGCTCAAGTCTGTTGTGTCGTACCTGGCCACGGACAAAAAGGTGGAAGGCAAGGACAACGGCAAGCTTAACCTGATTCCCGGTTTTGACGCCAACACCGGCAATTACCGCGAGTACAAGCGCATCTGCGAAGAGTTCGGGATTCCTGTAAATTTACTGGCAGATATCTCCGAAACCTTCGATTCCCCCCTGGACGGCACCTACCGGACCTACCCCGGTGGCACCCCCCTGGAAGACGCCGCAGACTCGTTGAACGC
This DNA window, taken from Syntrophotalea carbinolica DSM 2380, encodes the following:
- the nifD gene encoding nitrogenase molybdenum-iron protein alpha chain — protein: MENENSAVKAPIEGIEKKATEELIEKTLELYPEKARKKREPHMSANDPGVEGCTVKSNRKTVPGVMSARGCAYAGAKGVVWGPIRDMAHISHGPVGCGYYSWGTRRNLVDGHQGVDVFSAMQFTSDFQEKDVVYGGDKKLAKICEEVKELFPLAKGISVLSECPVGLIGDDINAVAKKSSKDLDLPVIPCNCEGFRGVSQSLGHHISNDSIRDYVIGTREFADEPTDYDIALIGDYNIGGDAWASKKILDELGLNVKAIWTGDGQIEHIAATHQVKLNLIHCYRSMNYMAKVMEEKWGIPWMEFNFFGPTKIAASLRAIAARFDQKIQDNAEKIIAKYTPKMQAIVDEYRPRLEGKRAMLFVGGLRPRHTIGAYEDLGLEIVGTGYEFAHNDDYDRTYEEMAKGTLIFDDASEIELETWAKEMKVDLVGSGVKEKYVFQKAGIPFRQMHSWDYSGPYHGYEGFPIFARDIDMAINSPTWGLVKAPF
- the nifK gene encoding nitrogenase molybdenum-iron protein subunit beta, translated to MSEECAVKKVTDITPEEVARVEEWINTEEYCEKNLAREAVVINPAHACQPLGAELVAHGFEGTLPFVHGSQGCASYYRSALTRHFREPAAAVADSMTEDGAVFGGQNNLHEGLENALKLYKPKMMAIFTSCMPEIIGDDLNAFIINARNAGIVPQDYPIPYANTPSFNGTHINGYDSMLKSVVSYLATDKKVEGKDNGKLNLIPGFDANTGNYREYKRICEEFGIPVNLLADISETFDSPLDGTYRTYPGGTPLEDAADSLNAHATLSMQLHATKETIKWFKSETEAPVEVMPSPIGVANTDAFLMKLSELFGKEVPASLKAERGRLVDAMTDAHQYLHNKKFAIWGDPDFLAGMISFLLEMGAKPYHVICSRGNKKVAKYLQALLDESVYGEGCKLWMNKDLWHLRSLVMTDPVDGLIGSTHGKFIARDANIPHIRLGFPILDRVNLHRVPYIGYQGTMNILTSVANTMLEEVDRTSDDAFFEMMR